Proteins encoded together in one Chitinophaga sp. LS1 window:
- a CDS encoding two-component regulator propeller domain-containing protein has translation MPAVRYILCWILLTVCLCDHASAQGLMIRNYNVKDGLANATVYAAVQDKEGFIWFATPTGVSKFDGKRFRNYAKKDGLTDNDVVRLSADSKGRVWFSTLNGLPSFYFNNEIHSGANDSSLRIDAHGQYMQYMFEDYAGFVWFLNTDNRIIRYSGMRTEYKPGRTDLFYFLRNDTIFKPLQNYFNLGSLKDGNNLSQKIFLSSPYPADDDVFIGRIRKNPIVILKNAIYTYNNKEATCFFNGPDWGINDEISNVCLDKEDLWIGTPRALYYLKDFFKGARHMVKLLDNHYITSVLKDRDGNIWITTFGDGVYNIPYKNFYFNYLDNTNGLYSHSIFSICKDRKTGILLVGQNAGVLNTIDSNNTIRRFNLDTTSGRNSILSILPYKENEILIGADNGLFIFNTLQQRVSVLRAIRNMKDMDVGPDGRIRAVSKDQVIGENYAVEVPDVQITSIASVNDSSYYVGTGSGLFYGKEGSAKVVIPGTDIELHQPVKDLKYIDGYLWIGTADQGLFVLKNNRVIKHIGSADKLVSDICQQLYYDGVGRLYVSTNKGVSVIDVHTQTLIRNITSNDGLMSDDTRGVYYQHGILYIATSNGLSYFNDNNMPVDTVPPAVYLSHIRYGDSTYLPSKKITLLYQRKASFEVEFGAIAYDLPDLVEYQYNFSSDTSSGWITTMSNIVPFPDLQPDTYELQIRARKYKSEWSHPVAITVTILPRWYQQWWARGIVILLALLLVAFILRYIFLRFKDGEKRKTEYNRRIAELEAKALTNQMNPHFIFNSLNSVQHLIMEKEEKQALNFLADFATLMRQMLNNSRKSYISLDEEIAFLTRYIELEKIRFANVFTYHFAIEDALKDYTIYIPPMIIQPIVENAIKHGLAPKNGSGNLEVRLMLKGDMLYCSVDDDGIGWDRANELKSGRLIKHESTALSVIRERLQIIKSFNGNVGKLEIIDKFKSGFGNKEGTLVEILIPIVKML, from the coding sequence ATGCCTGCAGTCCGTTACATATTATGTTGGATACTGTTGACTGTGTGCTTATGCGATCATGCATCGGCACAGGGTCTCATGATCCGCAATTATAATGTAAAGGATGGTCTGGCCAATGCTACCGTGTATGCCGCCGTGCAGGATAAAGAAGGTTTTATCTGGTTCGCCACGCCCACAGGCGTGAGCAAATTCGATGGTAAACGTTTCCGTAACTACGCTAAGAAAGACGGTCTTACTGACAATGATGTAGTAAGATTATCCGCCGATTCCAAAGGAAGGGTATGGTTCTCCACCCTGAATGGATTGCCCTCTTTCTATTTCAATAACGAAATTCACTCGGGTGCCAATGACTCCTCGCTGCGTATCGATGCTCACGGACAGTATATGCAGTACATGTTTGAAGACTATGCTGGTTTTGTATGGTTTCTCAATACTGACAACAGGATCATCCGCTACAGCGGCATGAGAACAGAATATAAGCCGGGCCGTACCGACCTTTTTTACTTCCTCCGCAACGATACCATCTTCAAACCCCTCCAGAATTATTTTAATCTCGGCTCTCTAAAGGATGGCAATAACCTTTCACAAAAGATCTTCCTCTCTTCTCCATACCCCGCAGATGATGATGTGTTCATTGGCAGGATCCGGAAGAACCCGATCGTTATTCTCAAAAATGCTATTTACACCTATAATAATAAGGAAGCCACCTGTTTCTTCAATGGTCCGGATTGGGGTATTAACGATGAAATCAGTAACGTATGCCTCGATAAGGAGGACCTGTGGATTGGTACTCCCCGTGCATTGTATTACCTGAAAGACTTTTTCAAAGGTGCACGTCACATGGTGAAGTTGCTCGACAATCACTACATCACTTCTGTATTGAAAGACCGTGATGGCAATATCTGGATCACTACTTTCGGCGATGGCGTGTACAATATTCCTTACAAAAATTTTTACTTTAATTATCTCGATAATACAAACGGGCTGTATTCCCACTCTATCTTCAGCATCTGCAAAGACCGCAAAACCGGTATCCTGCTGGTAGGCCAGAATGCAGGGGTGCTCAATACCATCGATAGTAACAATACGATCCGGCGCTTTAACCTGGATACCACCAGTGGACGCAACAGCATCCTCAGTATTTTACCGTATAAAGAAAATGAGATCCTGATCGGTGCGGACAATGGACTGTTTATCTTCAATACCCTTCAGCAGCGGGTTTCCGTATTACGAGCTATCAGGAATATGAAGGATATGGACGTAGGGCCGGATGGCAGGATCCGCGCAGTGTCCAAAGACCAGGTGATCGGTGAGAACTATGCTGTGGAGGTGCCGGATGTACAGATCACGTCTATCGCCAGTGTGAATGACTCTTCTTATTATGTAGGTACCGGCTCCGGGTTGTTCTATGGCAAAGAGGGATCAGCCAAAGTGGTGATACCGGGTACGGATATAGAACTGCACCAACCCGTCAAAGACCTGAAATATATAGATGGCTACCTGTGGATAGGAACGGCAGATCAGGGTTTGTTCGTATTAAAGAACAATCGTGTCATAAAGCATATTGGCTCTGCCGATAAACTGGTGAGCGATATCTGCCAACAGCTATATTATGATGGGGTAGGCAGATTGTATGTTTCTACCAACAAAGGGGTGTCTGTGATCGATGTGCATACCCAGACCCTGATCCGGAATATTACCAGTAACGATGGGTTGATGAGTGACGATACCCGGGGAGTATATTACCAGCACGGGATATTGTACATCGCCACTTCCAACGGGTTAAGTTATTTCAACGACAATAATATGCCGGTAGATACGGTGCCTCCTGCAGTGTACCTGAGTCACATCAGGTATGGCGACAGTACCTATCTGCCTTCAAAAAAGATCACTTTACTATACCAGCGCAAGGCTTCGTTCGAAGTTGAATTTGGTGCGATCGCCTATGATCTGCCGGACCTGGTGGAGTACCAGTATAATTTTTCCAGCGATACAAGCAGTGGCTGGATCACGACAATGTCCAATATCGTACCTTTCCCTGACCTGCAGCCAGATACTTATGAATTACAGATCAGGGCGAGAAAGTACAAGAGTGAATGGAGTCATCCAGTGGCCATTACAGTGACGATACTACCGCGGTGGTATCAGCAATGGTGGGCGAGGGGAATCGTGATTTTGCTGGCATTGCTGCTGGTTGCATTTATATTAAGGTATATCTTCCTGCGGTTCAAAGATGGGGAAAAACGCAAGACAGAATACAACAGAAGGATTGCAGAACTGGAGGCCAAAGCCCTTACAAACCAGATGAATCCGCACTTTATATTCAACTCCCTGAATAGCGTGCAGCACCTGATAATGGAGAAGGAGGAAAAGCAGGCACTGAATTTCTTAGCAGATTTCGCTACCTTGATGCGGCAAATGCTTAATAATTCCCGGAAATCCTATATTTCGCTGGATGAAGAAATAGCTTTCCTCACCCGTTATATTGAGTTGGAGAAGATTAGGTTTGCAAATGTCTTTACGTACCACTTTGCCATAGAAGATGCATTGAAAGATTATACAATCTATATACCGCCTATGATTATACAGCCGATCGTGGAGAATGCGATCAAACATGGCCTTGCGCCTAAAAACGGCAGCGGGAACCTGGAGGTAAGACTGATGCTGAAAGGGGATATGCTATACTGTTCCGTAGACGATGATGGAATAGGCTGGGACAGGGCAAATGAACTGAAGAGCGGACGCCTCATAAAGCACGAATCTACAGCCCTGAGCGTGATCAGGGAGCGGTTGCAGATTATAAAATCTTTTAATGGAAATGTTGGAAAGTTAGAAATTATTGATAAATTTAAGTCAGGTTTCGGCAATAAAGAGGGTACGCTCGTTGAAATTCTGATTCCCATTGTTAAGATGTTATGA